CACTGCTCCGGAGAATACTTGAACCGTCTCGAATACCTCTTCGGCAACCCCAACTTGATGTCCCACGGGCGTGTGTGCCTCATGCCCACTATGCTGACCAGCTTGATAATCAGTGGCTGGGTGATACCATGGCCCATAATGCGCCCGGAGACCAGGTGTTTCCTCATCGTGGGAGGCAACCCCTCTATGGCTGCCTGGCGTCTATGGCACCGCCTGCGCAAGGCCAAAGAAGAAGGATTGAAATTGATAGTAGTCGATCCCCGGCTGACGGACACGGCCAGAATAGCAGACATATGGCTGCAACCCCGCCCCGGCACGGACACCGCCCTGCTGCTGGGCATGGCCAACGTCATAATAAAGGAGAGGCTGTATGATCGTGATTTTGTGGCCAAATGGTGCTATGGCTGGGACAGGTTTTTGGAGAGGGTGAGCCAGTACCCACCCGAGAAGGTGGAGGGGATCACCTGGGTACCGGCCGACAAGATCAGGGAAGCAGCCCGGCTTTATGCCACAAACAAGCCAGCCATCTGCTTTGAGGCCATGGGCATCGAACATGCTCGAAACTCAGTGCCCGCCATGCAGATGACGTTGATACTGCCCGCCATAACCGGCAACCTCGATGTGCCGGGCGGCAACCTCTTGCTGGAGCCACACAAGCGCATCAGGCTCGCCGGCGACATAGAAGGCTCTGAGTTCCTGTCCCCGGAGCAGAAGAGGAAGGCTATCGGAGGGGAGAAGTACAGGATGTTTTCCTGGGAAACCTGGGACAGGGTGGGCCAGGAGTACCAGAAGCTCACCGGGAGGCGTCTCAGCTACTACTATTTTGGCGGCGTGGGCCATCCCCCGTCCATGTGGCGGGCCATCACCACGGGAAAACCATACCCTATCAGAGGTCTGATAACCATCTGCCAGAACCCCTTGCTTAACTTCCCGAATGTCAAACTGGTCTACCAAGCGCTGAAGAAAGTGGAGTTCAGTGTGAACATGGATATCTTCATGACCTCTGCCTGTCAACTCGCCGACTATGTGCTCCCGGCTGCCGGACACCTGGAGAAATCCACCCTGGGTCACGGGGGCAACATGTCTCCCTTGCTGGAGGCGGGCGCAAAAGTGGTCGAACCACTATACGAGCGCAAGGACGAGTACTATTTCTACCGGGAGCTGGGGATGAGGCTGGGACAGGGGAAGTACTGGCCGTGGAAGACCCTGGAGGAGGCTTTTGACTATCGCCTTGAGCCTATGGGTGTAACCTTCGAAGAGTTCGTTAGGAAGATGGGAGGTTATGGCTTCGACAATCCGTGGCTGCAGCATAGAAAATTCGACCAGCCTGGCTTCCGGTTTGGCACGCCTACCGGCAAGTTCGAATTGTATTCCACCATCATGGAAGGACTAGGATATGACCCGCTGCCAGGGTACGACGAGGCCCCTCACACTCTGGTCAGTGACCCGGAAAGGGCCAAAGAGTACCCCTTTTACCTCCTGTCAGGGCCGAGGGCACGATATCACTACCACTCGCAGTTTCATCAGATCGAGTCTTTCCGCAGAAGGTACCCCGATCCGATAGTCCAGATCAATCCAGCCAAAGCCCGCGAGTTGGGCATAGACGACGGCGATTGGGTGTGGATCGAGACACCCTTGGCCAGGGTCAGGTTCAAGTGTATGTGCTTTGACGGCATCGATCCCCGCGTGGTCAGTGCTGAACACGGATGGTGGTACCCCGATGACCCTGGAAAGGAGCCTTCGCTCCACGGGTTGTGGCGGTCCAACATCAATGCCGTGGTGGACGATGACCCGGACGACTGCTGCGACCCACGGAGCGGCGCCTGGACAATGAGGGAACAGCTATGTAAGGTGTACAAGGACACGTCTTCGGCACCGGTTCAGTCTACCAGAGGGCTTTGACAACCTGGGGAGAGGGTGTCATCCTTTAAGTCAAACAACGATAGTAGCTGGGCTTGCCTTCATCAATGGATGAAAGCTGCCTTAGGATTGGAGCCGTTCACCGATCTTCATGGAGGTACTGCTGCCTAGGTTGAAGGAGTGGGGCACAGGCGACGAGGCAACTCCCACCATGATACTTGGAAGCCCGCGCCGTTTCCTCGATGGCGGATAGAGCGGCATCAATGGTGATTTCGTGCACCCATTTCGACAGTCCTTCAGTCAGCTTAAAGGAACCACGAAGCCGAACAAACCGAGCAATCTAGAGAGGTGTCATGTTGCAAAGAAGAGAGCTTGATAGGGTCTTCAACCCTCGATCCATAGCGGTAGTAGGAGACAAGAAAGCCAATGGCTATATGTGGCTCAGAAGCGAGAGTACCTTCAGGGGCAGGGTGTTCTCCGTGCAGATTGATCCTGGGGAGATACCGGGGATAGAAAGCTTGGGCGTGGAAAACTACCATAGCTTGACCGATATTCCCGAGCCTGTTGATTATGTAATCATTGCGGTGCCCAGAGCAGTGGCCCCTCGGATCGTCGGTGATTGCATAGAGAAAAAGGTGGGGGGAGCCACACTGTTCACCTCCGGCTTCTCAGAGACGCGGACTGAGGAGGGAAGGAGGCTAGAGCATGAAATCACCAGGATGGCCAGGGAGGCCAATTTCAATCTGATTGGGCCGAACTGTATGGGAGTCTTCAATCCGAAGATCGGCCTGCGGCAGGACGCCAGTCAGTATTCTGGAGAGGGAGGGCCAGTGGGTTTCATCTCTCAGAGCGGTACCCACGCCATAGTCTTTAGCCTGGCCGGAGAACCCCACGGCCTCAAAGTGAGTAAATCAGTCAGTTACGGCAATGGAGCTGTCCTTGACAGTGCCGATTACCTGGAGTACCTGGCTGATGACGAAGAGACCAAAATCATAGGTATGTACGTCGAGGGGACAAAGGACGGAAGAAGATTCCTTCAGCGCCTCAAAGAGACAACCAGGCGGAAACCGGTTGTCATCTGGAAGGGAGGCCAGAGCGAAGAGGGGGCTCGGGCAGCGGCGTCGCATTCCGGTTCGCTGGCTTCTGCTCCCATCCTGTGGGACACCGCCATAAAGCAGTGTGGCGCTATTAAGGTCAATAACGTAGACGAGATGATTGATGCAGTGAAGGCACTACTGTACCTTCGTCCGCCTGTGGGCAATAGAGTGGGGCTGGTGGCTGATAGCGGGGGAGAATCGGTGGCCATAACCGATGCCTTCGCCGCAGAAGGTCTCCGGGTCCCCTTGCTCAGTGATCGCTCCTACCAGGAGTTCGCCTCCTTCTTTAACATCATCGGTGGAAGCTGTCTCAATCCGCTGGACGTGTCCTGGAATTCGCTGACCGTCGATGAACTCATGAAATCATTGAATATCCTCAGCCGTGATGATAATATCGACTCCCTGGTCCTTGAGATGTGCCTCCCTTTCGCCATGCAACTTTGGGAATACGATCCCTCTTACTTTGACAACCTTCGCGAGGCCCTGGTTGATTTCAGAAACAGGCATACCAAGTGCTTCTCCATCGTGGTGACCGCCGGGCAACGGGAAGTGGAGGCAGTGAGAATCAGGCAAAAGCTGATCGAAAAGGGTCTGCCCAGCTTCCCTACCTTCCAGAGGGCTGCCAGAGCCCTGAGAAGAATGGTGGACTATAGTAGATTCCGGCAGGACGAGCGCTGATATCTTGCATCTTGCTTACGTGGGCAGCCGACAGATGCATCTCCCCACCACTTCCACCCCCAGAAAGCTTGCGCATGGGGCTGCAAAACTCTATTTGAAGGCTTTGTACTGTAAGATGACTATTCTGACAGAAGGAACATCGATTAGCAAACATAGTAAGGAGGCAGAAGAATGAAGTCGTTAGATGGCAAGGTTGCTTTGGTAACAGGCGGAAGTTCAGGAATCGGGCGGGCTTCTGCACTGGTCTTTGCTAGAGAGGGGGCAAAGGTTGTCGTGGTCGACGTGCTCGTTGACGGCAGCGGCGAGACGGTGCAGATGGTCAAGGAGCGCGGCGGCGAGGCTTTCTTCGTTAAGGCAGACGTCTCAAAAGCAGACCAGGTAGAAGAAATGGTGAATAAGACCGTCGAGACCTATGGCCGACTGGACTGCGCTTTCAATAATGCTGGCATCGGTGGTGGCCGAGCCGCCACAGCCAAATGCACAGAGGAGGACTGGGACCGCGTCATGAGCATAGACCTCAAGGGTGTATGGCTGTGCATGAAGTATGAGATCCAGCAAATGCTCCAGCAGGGCAGCGGGGTCATCGTCAACACATCCTCGGTGGCGGGGTTGGTGGGTTTTCAGGGGACCCCTGCCTATGTTGCCAGCAAACACGGCGTTATCGGGTTAACCAAAGCCGCCGCCCTGGAATACGCCACCGCCGGTATCCGCGTGAACGCCGTTTGCCCGGGTGTCATTCGGACACCCATGATAGACCGCATCGTGACAGCTCGCCCGCAGATGAAGGAAGTTTACCGGACTATGCACCCGATAGGACGGCTGGGTGAACCGGAAGAGATAGCCGAGGCCGCGGTGTGGCTCTGCTCTGACGCCGCTTCCTTCGTCACCGGCCATGCCATGGTGGTGGATGGCGGTTTAACGGCTCAATAAGCGACCAAGAGACAGGTTCAGCCGGAGAAGCGACAGGCTTCGAAGCAACAGCTCGCAGCGCCTCGCCCGCGGAACACCATCTCCGGAGACGCCCGCCAGGTCAGGCATGTAACTCTATTATGTCACCTTCCTGGAGGACATACCGTCTCTTGACTTTCTGGCCGTCGAATTTACCTGATCCCCAAACCTGGGCATACTTCAGCTTCCAGAGAAAGTCTTTGTGCACCGACTGCGCTACGTCCTCTACCGTACTTCCCTTCCTCAGCACCACTGGCTCGCTCAAGTCAGTCTCTTGCCCAGGAGCCTTGGTGTATACCCGAATGACGTCTAATGCTTCATAGACAGCCTGTCCCAGCCGCTCCAAACCATTCCCTTCCTTAGCTGATACAGCCACCATAGGGAGTTTGCCGTAGCGCTCATGCAACATGGCATAGCCTTTCTCCCAACCCTGGAGATCGGTCTTATTCCCAATAATCAAGGCCTTCTTTCGAATTGTCCTGAACTCCATTTCCCCCGGTTCTTCGAACAGCTTTACTTTGAACTTCTCCAGACGCTCCACGATCGTTTCCATCTGCGCCACAGGATCCTGGGTCAGATCCACTACGATCAACAGGAGATCGGCATTCCGGACAAGGTTGTTCAGCCAGGAGTCTACTCCT
The genomic region above belongs to Chloroflexota bacterium and contains:
- a CDS encoding SDR family oxidoreductase, with the translated sequence MKSLDGKVALVTGGSSGIGRASALVFAREGAKVVVVDVLVDGSGETVQMVKERGGEAFFVKADVSKADQVEEMVNKTVETYGRLDCAFNNAGIGGGRAATAKCTEEDWDRVMSIDLKGVWLCMKYEIQQMLQQGSGVIVNTSSVAGLVGFQGTPAYVASKHGVIGLTKAAALEYATAGIRVNAVCPGVIRTPMIDRIVTARPQMKEVYRTMHPIGRLGEPEEIAEAAVWLCSDAASFVTGHAMVVDGGLTAQ
- a CDS encoding TGS domain-containing protein; protein product: MPANLTPQYFAAEKRYRRARTPQEKIEALEEMLSVMPKHKGTDRLRAELRTKIAKFYEEAQSRPVVGKKGSLLYYVKKEGAAQVVLVGLPNVGKSQLVSAVTEAAPEVAVYPFTTQMPVPGMMKYENVQIQLVDAAAITAPGVDSWLNNLVRNADLLLIVVDLTQDPVAQMETIVERLEKFKVKLFEEPGEMEFRTIRKKALIIGNKTDLQGWEKGYAMLHERYGKLPMVAVSAKEGNGLERLGQAVYEALDVIRVYTKAPGQETDLSEPVVLRKGSTVEDVAQSVHKDFLWKLKYAQVWGSGKFDGQKVKRRYVLQEGDIIELHA